Proteins from one Paenibacillus amylolyticus genomic window:
- a CDS encoding virulence-associated E family protein, whose translation MHFDRQLTISSAGTRHSTNWQTQTAYWSEIVERLRTAVRGAETLAEYLQLPKSKQDDLKDVGGFVGGSLSGGRRKANAVIGRDLVTLDLDNIPAGATADILRRLDGLSCGYAVYSTRKHEENRPRLRVVAPLDRTASADEYEPLARKLGEIIGIGLCDPTTFEASRLMYWPSCSADSQFVFTFGDRPFLSVDGLLAMYADWRNVASWPQVPGTGQTHVRLAAKQGDPTEKQGMVGAFCKVYDVPAAIEAFLPGVYLNTDDGSGRLTYVGGSTTGGAIVYDDGQFLFSHHATDPTGGRLVNSFDLVRLHKFGDQDDEAKPGTPTNKLPSYTAMMDFAMRQEPVAGLLMQERHQKATAAFAYSPVLPAEPEDMDWMRRLEFNSNGVYLKTVDNVLIVLEYDPALKDKIAFDEFANRGLVLGSLPWDAREERRPWASSDDAGIYHYIEKVYGIAVDAKINNALTLITHKKRFNDVRRYLEGLTWDGVARLDTLFTDYLGAEDSLYTRAVSRKSFTAAVARAMEPGVKWDYMPILAGPQGLGKSTFLRYMGKDWYSDSLTTFEGKDAMELIQGVWLNEVGELTGMSKSESNAVKQFLSRTEDIYREAYGKRTMPYPRRCVFFGTTNDSEFLRDRTGNRRFWPIDVGIVKPTKSVFQDLKGEVDQIYAEAFVRWQLSEPLYLSGEIEELAKERQEAHRESNAKEGIIQAFVERPVPEDWLKRDLPSRRMYWSGEFGKPQEGEGGPRDRICAAEIWCECFNSDIKFMKQADTERSMAFYPAYQDGRSIADDSAHTKPSAAIVAKIVDNVDR comes from the coding sequence ATGCATTTTGACAGACAACTAACTATTTCAAGCGCCGGGACCAGACACAGCACAAACTGGCAGACGCAAACGGCCTATTGGTCGGAGATCGTCGAGCGTTTACGGACTGCTGTACGGGGTGCGGAGACGCTGGCGGAATACTTGCAGCTGCCTAAGAGCAAACAGGATGACCTAAAGGACGTTGGCGGCTTTGTCGGTGGCAGTCTGTCAGGCGGTCGCCGGAAAGCCAACGCGGTCATTGGCCGTGATCTGGTTACGCTTGACCTTGATAATATCCCAGCAGGCGCGACGGCAGATATCCTTCGCCGCCTGGATGGCCTGAGTTGCGGCTATGCCGTTTACAGCACTCGGAAGCATGAGGAGAATCGGCCACGGCTGCGTGTTGTGGCGCCACTGGATCGGACGGCCTCAGCTGATGAGTATGAACCTCTTGCCAGGAAGCTCGGGGAGATCATCGGCATTGGGCTGTGTGATCCGACCACGTTCGAAGCTTCTCGGCTGATGTACTGGCCAAGCTGCAGCGCAGACAGTCAGTTCGTGTTCACGTTCGGCGATAGGCCTTTTCTTTCGGTAGATGGGCTTCTGGCCATGTATGCCGATTGGCGCAATGTGGCTTCGTGGCCACAGGTGCCTGGTACCGGACAGACTCACGTTCGTCTGGCGGCCAAGCAGGGAGATCCTACCGAGAAGCAGGGCATGGTGGGTGCCTTCTGTAAGGTCTACGACGTGCCGGCAGCCATCGAAGCGTTTCTACCAGGTGTCTATCTGAACACAGATGATGGCAGCGGCAGACTTACGTACGTAGGTGGTTCAACCACAGGCGGTGCGATCGTTTATGACGATGGCCAGTTTTTATTCTCCCATCATGCTACGGATCCGACAGGCGGAAGATTGGTCAACAGTTTTGACCTGGTGCGGCTTCACAAGTTTGGCGATCAGGACGACGAGGCTAAGCCTGGGACTCCTACGAACAAGCTTCCATCTTACACAGCCATGATGGACTTCGCCATGCGCCAGGAGCCTGTGGCCGGACTTCTCATGCAAGAACGGCACCAGAAGGCCACAGCGGCGTTTGCGTACTCTCCAGTGTTGCCGGCAGAGCCAGAGGATATGGACTGGATGCGGCGACTGGAGTTCAACAGTAACGGTGTGTACCTGAAGACGGTGGATAACGTGCTGATCGTGCTGGAGTATGATCCGGCTTTAAAGGATAAGATTGCGTTTGATGAGTTCGCCAATCGAGGTTTGGTACTTGGGTCGCTTCCGTGGGATGCCAGAGAAGAACGGCGGCCATGGGCCAGCTCAGACGATGCAGGGATATACCATTATATCGAAAAAGTGTACGGCATTGCGGTAGATGCCAAGATCAATAATGCCTTAACCCTGATTACGCATAAGAAGCGGTTCAACGATGTGCGAAGGTACCTGGAGGGGCTGACGTGGGACGGTGTAGCGAGACTGGACACGCTGTTCACCGATTACCTGGGTGCAGAGGACAGCTTGTACACACGGGCAGTGTCTCGGAAGTCCTTCACGGCTGCCGTGGCCAGAGCTATGGAGCCTGGCGTCAAATGGGACTATATGCCGATTCTGGCGGGGCCGCAGGGGCTAGGTAAATCGACGTTTCTGCGTTACATGGGCAAGGACTGGTACTCGGACAGCTTGACCACCTTTGAGGGCAAGGACGCCATGGAGCTGATCCAGGGTGTATGGCTCAATGAGGTGGGGGAGCTGACAGGGATGAGTAAGTCCGAGAGCAACGCCGTTAAGCAGTTTTTGAGCCGGACGGAGGATATCTACCGTGAAGCCTATGGCAAGCGTACAATGCCTTATCCACGGCGCTGCGTGTTTTTCGGGACAACTAATGACAGCGAGTTCCTACGGGACCGTACAGGCAATCGGCGGTTTTGGCCAATTGATGTGGGCATTGTAAAGCCGACAAAGAGTGTGTTTCAGGATCTGAAGGGTGAAGTAGATCAGATATATGCGGAAGCATTTGTACGGTGGCAGCTGAGTGAGCCCCTGTATCTGTCAGGTGAGATCGAAGAATTGGCCAAAGAGCGCCAGGAGGCCCACAGGGAAAGTAACGCAAAGGAAGGTATCATTCAGGCATTTGTGGAGAGGCCAGTTCCGGAAGATTGGTTAAAGCGCGATTTACCGTCGAGACGAATGTACTGGTCCGGCGAGTTTGGGAAACCCCAGGAAGGCGAGGGAGGGCCCCGAGACCGAATATGTGCCGCTGAGATTTGGTGCGAATGCTTCAATTCGGACATCAAGTTTATGAAACAAGCGGACACAGAGAGATCAATGGCATTCTATCCTGCATACCAGGATGGGAGGAGTATCGCGGACGATTCGGCCCATACGAAACCCAGCGCGGCTATCGTCGCAAAGATTGTTGACAATGTTGACAGATGA
- a CDS encoding VRR-NUC domain-containing protein, producing MKESQIESYLRDKIKALGGIAYKFVSPGNSGVPDRLVLLPKGRTVFVELKAPGKKPTKLQQVQHKRLQALGHEVRVIDSREQVDTWLQEL from the coding sequence GTGAAAGAGAGCCAAATTGAATCCTATTTGCGAGATAAGATAAAAGCCCTTGGTGGAATCGCCTATAAATTCGTATCGCCGGGTAACTCTGGCGTGCCTGACCGGTTGGTACTGCTTCCTAAAGGCCGAACCGTATTCGTGGAGCTGAAGGCCCCTGGTAAGAAACCCACCAAGCTGCAGCAGGTGCAGCATAAGCGGCTGCAGGCTTTGGGACATGAGGTGCGGGTGATCGACAGCAGAGAGCAGGTGGACACGTGGCTGCAGGAGCTTTGA
- a CDS encoding SNF2-related protein yields the protein MAAGALSVERKKFVPHDYQRYCINRLLTDDALGLFLDLGLGKTVITLTAVNDLKYNRFAVSRTLVIAPKKVAEATWGNEAAKWQHLKHMRIITVLGTSQQRIKSLNTPGDVWVINRDNVAWLVEYYRNAWPFDMVVLDELSSFKNHQAKRFKVLTWVRPHINRIVGLTGTPAPNGLLDLWAQVNLLDQGQRLERNVTGYRTKYFEKNYNGHGYTAKPGADDVIQRKIADLCISMKAEDYLELPDSIVNVIPVVLDAKAQKQYNQLEKELLLEIDDGTEITATSAAVLSGKLLQLCNGALYDENRQVFEIHDNKIEAFMELVEQLNGKSALVFYSFQHDLTRIKKALEKRACGSGS from the coding sequence GTGGCTGCAGGAGCTTTGAGCGTAGAGCGTAAGAAGTTTGTCCCTCATGATTATCAGCGGTATTGCATTAACCGGCTTTTGACAGATGATGCCCTTGGCCTGTTTCTGGATCTGGGTCTAGGGAAAACCGTGATCACCTTGACTGCCGTTAACGATCTGAAGTACAACCGATTCGCGGTCAGTCGGACTTTGGTCATTGCCCCTAAGAAGGTAGCGGAAGCGACATGGGGAAACGAAGCCGCCAAGTGGCAGCACCTGAAGCACATGCGGATCATCACCGTTTTAGGTACCTCACAGCAGCGGATCAAGTCCTTGAATACGCCAGGAGACGTATGGGTGATTAACCGGGATAATGTGGCGTGGCTTGTGGAGTATTACCGAAATGCTTGGCCCTTTGACATGGTGGTGTTAGACGAGCTATCTAGTTTTAAAAATCACCAGGCGAAGCGATTCAAGGTACTGACTTGGGTTCGGCCGCACATCAACCGAATCGTAGGTCTAACTGGAACCCCAGCACCGAATGGGCTGCTTGACTTGTGGGCCCAGGTGAATCTACTAGATCAGGGGCAACGCTTGGAGAGGAACGTTACAGGGTACCGCACGAAATATTTTGAGAAGAACTATAACGGCCACGGATACACAGCAAAGCCTGGTGCGGATGATGTGATTCAGCGTAAGATCGCCGATCTATGCATCAGCATGAAAGCCGAGGATTATCTGGAACTGCCTGATAGTATCGTGAACGTTATTCCCGTTGTCCTGGATGCGAAAGCCCAGAAGCAGTACAACCAGCTGGAGAAGGAGCTGCTTCTGGAGATCGATGACGGGACAGAGATCACGGCAACCAGTGCAGCGGTTCTATCTGGCAAGCTACTGCAGCTGTGTAACGGAGCCTTGTACGATGAGAACCGGCAGGTCTTCGAGATCCACGATAACAAGATCGAGGCTTTCATGGAGCTGGTGGAACAGCTTAACGGTAAATCGGCATTAGTGTTCTACAGCTTTCAACATGACCTGACTCGAATCAAGAAGGCATTGGAGAAACGAGCTTGCGGATCCGGGAGCTGA
- a CDS encoding helicase-related protein, protein MRIRELKTPQDQLDWNAGKVDILLAHPASAAYGLNLQDGGNHVVWFGLNWSLELYQQANGRLHRQGQKQKVILHHLVVQGGADEDVMKALEGKATTQDKLLDALKARIERIK, encoded by the coding sequence TTGCGGATCCGGGAGCTGAAGACGCCACAGGATCAACTGGATTGGAATGCCGGCAAGGTGGATATCCTGCTTGCCCATCCCGCCAGTGCAGCTTACGGACTTAACCTACAGGACGGGGGAAACCATGTGGTGTGGTTCGGCCTGAACTGGAGCCTGGAGCTGTATCAGCAAGCGAACGGCCGTCTGCATAGGCAAGGCCAGAAGCAGAAGGTTATCCTGCATCACCTGGTGGTGCAAGGCGGTGCTGATGAAGATGTGATGAAAGCCTTGGAGGGTAAGGCGACCACGCAGGACAAGCTTTTGGACGCACTGAAAGCCCGGATTGAGCGGATCAAATAG
- a CDS encoding DUF3310 domain-containing protein, which translates to MTNTNDQPKDVQPPDPVNNPQHYTFGGIETIDYIRAKLGPEGFQAFCLGNVLKYCSRHNHKGGMEDLRKARWYLDKIIQTEVVN; encoded by the coding sequence ATGACTAACACAAATGACCAGCCGAAAGACGTACAGCCGCCAGATCCCGTTAACAACCCGCAACATTACACCTTCGGTGGGATCGAGACGATAGACTATATTCGGGCCAAACTTGGTCCAGAAGGGTTCCAGGCGTTCTGCTTGGGCAACGTGTTGAAATACTGCAGCAGGCATAACCATAAAGGCGGCATGGAGGACTTACGTAAAGCTCGGTGGTACCTGGACAAAATCATTCAGACAGAGGTGGTGAACTAG
- a CDS encoding sigma-70 family RNA polymerase sigma factor produces the protein MTTTTKATWIETLISQYATDSRALDKYRKSLDPDDPQEKEEAEVVSEMLSDMRYALTWLKRGRRPGSRRGAEITDVYRQREIYIKLSGQEITDAERLRLVDALLALSDRERTCFLLHMAQGLTLLEISSKLNLSKRSVQEYVTRAKDKISKEFL, from the coding sequence ATGACAACGACAACCAAAGCAACGTGGATTGAGACCCTGATCAGTCAATATGCAACAGATTCCCGAGCCTTGGACAAGTACCGGAAGAGTCTGGATCCGGACGATCCCCAGGAGAAAGAGGAGGCCGAGGTAGTCTCTGAAATGCTGTCGGACATGAGATATGCCCTGACGTGGTTAAAACGCGGGAGACGGCCAGGCAGCCGCCGAGGAGCCGAGATTACTGACGTATATCGGCAGCGGGAAATTTATATCAAGCTGTCCGGACAGGAGATCACCGATGCTGAACGGCTTCGTCTGGTGGATGCCCTGCTGGCGTTGAGTGACAGAGAGCGAACATGTTTCCTACTTCACATGGCGCAGGGGTTGACGCTTCTAGAGATTTCGTCTAAACTAAATTTATCAAAGCGGTCCGTCCAGGAGTATGTGACACGGGCTAAGGACAAGATTTCAAAAGAATTTTTGTGA
- the terS gene encoding phage terminase small subunit codes for MHRKAEADYKRGMKYKEIAEKYDVSLNTVKSWKQRHGWNREKGAPSTKSVHTKRTGAPEGNKNALGNRGGSAPKRNSNAKTHGLFAKYLPAEAREIMEQIETRSPLDMLWDQITIQYAAIIRAQQIMYVSDKGEMIKELKKEKYEIVQVPGDSADDAPQMKQVPIEQEYEFQFAWDRQATFLNAQSRAMATLQNLIKQYEEMCRQDDADEEQQLRLQKLKGEVSLIDQKVAKDDDKPIEIRIVRKGERS; via the coding sequence ATGCATAGAAAAGCTGAAGCCGATTATAAGCGAGGAATGAAATACAAAGAGATTGCTGAGAAATACGACGTCTCCCTGAACACGGTTAAGAGCTGGAAGCAGCGTCATGGGTGGAACAGGGAAAAGGGTGCACCCTCTACAAAAAGTGTGCACACAAAACGAACTGGTGCGCCTGAAGGTAATAAGAACGCCTTAGGTAATCGTGGCGGCTCTGCTCCTAAAAGAAATAGCAATGCGAAGACACACGGCCTGTTTGCGAAGTATCTGCCGGCAGAGGCCAGAGAGATCATGGAGCAGATCGAGACGAGATCCCCGCTTGATATGTTGTGGGACCAGATCACGATTCAGTATGCTGCCATCATCCGTGCGCAACAGATCATGTATGTCAGCGATAAGGGCGAGATGATCAAGGAGCTGAAGAAAGAGAAATACGAGATTGTTCAGGTTCCAGGTGACAGCGCAGATGATGCTCCGCAGATGAAGCAGGTTCCGATTGAGCAGGAATACGAGTTCCAATTCGCTTGGGACCGGCAGGCCACGTTCCTTAACGCCCAGAGCAGGGCCATGGCGACGCTGCAGAACCTGATTAAGCAGTATGAAGAGATGTGCCGCCAGGACGACGCTGACGAGGAACAGCAGCTGAGGCTTCAGAAGCTGAAAGGTGAGGTCAGCCTGATCGATCAGAAAGTGGCCAAGGATGACGACAAGCCGATTGAGATCCGGATTGTTCGAAAGGGTGAGCGCTCATGA
- a CDS encoding PBSX family phage terminase large subunit, with the protein MTEKEVNPHFEDFLFDWQHKFYFLVGGYGSSKSYHVGLKLVLKLLEERRTALVVREVYDTLRDSTYALLAEIIVDLGLEGKVKLVSSPMQIRFPNGSKIIFKGMDKPEKLKSIHNVSIIWIEECSEVKYTGFKELIGRLRHPTLRLHMILSTNPVSTANWSYKYFFKDPKNNVYVLDDMDLYRDRIVIVKDTYYHHSVADDNLFLPESYIEQLEDLKTHDPDLHRIARRGRFGVNGTRVLPQFVVAPHAEVMAAIQAIKSPVMRNGMDFGFESSYNALVRLTVDHKEKILYIHWEYYKNKMTDDRTAAEIMEFKESRELIRADSAEPKTIAYYRQMGFNIEPAKKFAGSRLQYTKKVKRFKKIVCSSNCVNVKSELEDLTYAVDKSGEIIEDEFNIDPHTFSAIWYALDDYEVADMKGYASYGK; encoded by the coding sequence ATGACCGAGAAGGAAGTGAACCCCCATTTCGAGGATTTCCTGTTCGACTGGCAGCATAAGTTTTATTTCCTGGTCGGTGGTTACGGATCGTCCAAGAGCTACCATGTTGGCCTGAAGCTGGTTCTTAAGTTGCTGGAGGAACGCAGGACGGCCTTGGTGGTCAGGGAAGTATACGATACTCTCCGGGATTCCACATACGCCTTGTTGGCGGAGATCATCGTGGATCTTGGTCTGGAGGGCAAGGTCAAGCTGGTAAGCTCGCCGATGCAGATTCGATTCCCGAACGGCAGTAAGATCATCTTCAAAGGTATGGACAAACCGGAGAAGCTGAAGTCCATTCATAACGTGTCCATCATCTGGATTGAGGAGTGCAGCGAGGTGAAGTACACCGGCTTCAAGGAGCTGATAGGACGTTTGCGGCATCCAACATTAAGGCTGCATATGATCCTGAGTACCAACCCGGTCAGCACGGCGAACTGGAGCTATAAGTATTTCTTCAAGGATCCGAAGAACAATGTGTATGTCCTGGATGATATGGACCTGTATCGTGATCGCATCGTGATCGTCAAGGATACGTACTATCATCATTCGGTGGCAGATGATAACCTGTTTCTGCCTGAGAGCTATATCGAGCAGCTGGAGGATCTGAAGACGCATGACCCGGACCTGCACCGCATTGCGCGGCGTGGGCGTTTTGGCGTGAATGGAACCAGGGTGTTGCCGCAGTTTGTAGTTGCCCCTCATGCGGAGGTTATGGCGGCTATTCAGGCGATCAAATCTCCAGTGATGCGTAACGGCATGGACTTTGGCTTTGAATCGTCATATAACGCCCTGGTGCGTCTGACGGTGGACCATAAGGAGAAGATCCTGTATATCCATTGGGAGTACTACAAGAACAAGATGACGGATGACCGGACGGCTGCAGAGATCATGGAGTTCAAGGAGTCCCGGGAGCTGATCCGGGCGGATAGCGCCGAGCCAAAGACCATTGCTTATTACCGACAGATGGGATTCAACATCGAGCCTGCGAAGAAGTTCGCCGGATCCCGCTTGCAGTATACGAAGAAGGTCAAGCGGTTCAAGAAGATTGTCTGTTCGTCGAACTGCGTGAACGTCAAATCAGAGCTAGAAGATTTAACCTATGCCGTGGATAAGAGCGGGGAGATCATTGAGGATGAGTTCAACATCGACCCCCATACGTTCTCGGCTATTTGGTATGCCCTGGATGATTACGAAGTGGCCGACATGAAAGGCTATGCCAGCTACGGTAAGTAG
- a CDS encoding phage portal protein codes for MAIVRSRELLDNWDEIPAKLLQYCIKEHRDGIERIQKLEDYYKGQHEILKRDLGGDDKGLPNNKLVANHAKYITDVASGYFGADPVKYAGKQIEPITDAYKAADVASHDSEMVKDLSMFGVALELHYMSSDDPRSPASAASIHARYSW; via the coding sequence ATGGCAATCGTACGAAGTCGTGAGTTGCTGGATAACTGGGATGAGATCCCGGCCAAGCTCCTGCAGTACTGCATCAAGGAGCACCGAGATGGCATTGAGCGGATCCAGAAGCTGGAGGACTATTACAAAGGCCAGCACGAGATCCTGAAGCGTGACCTGGGCGGGGATGATAAGGGGCTGCCGAATAACAAGCTGGTGGCCAACCATGCAAAGTACATCACGGACGTTGCCTCGGGCTACTTCGGAGCGGATCCGGTCAAGTACGCCGGCAAGCAGATCGAACCGATCACGGATGCATACAAGGCTGCGGATGTGGCCAGTCATGATTCTGAGATGGTCAAGGATCTGTCTATGTTCGGCGTTGCACTTGAGCTGCACTACATGAGCAGTGATGATCCCCGATCCCCCGCGTCAGCTGCATCGATCCACGCCAGATATTCCTGGTAG
- a CDS encoding phage portal protein codes for MEYKSLFAVHYYEKRDMENKADGWYVNVYTATKKVRYQIKDIGGDSFEQIDSTDHYYKSVPVVEFWNNEEQQGDFEQQLTLIDAYNTLGSDRMNDKEQFVDSILKLIGASLGDTEEDAGRTIRMLKKYKVLELPADVGADASWLTKTLNEADTEVLRNALKSDIHEFSMVPNLTDEKFAGNVSGEAMKYKLFGLEKLSETKERYFVQGLRERLKLFATILQVKAQAVEINDVEITMTRSVPSNDADTALLISQLSGHVSNETLISQLSFVKDPVAENEKVMAEKAQALKDQQEAFKMPMGDNDDEDPVTDDEEEE; via the coding sequence GTGGAGTATAAGAGCCTGTTCGCGGTTCACTACTACGAGAAGCGGGATATGGAGAACAAGGCAGATGGCTGGTACGTCAACGTTTACACGGCCACGAAAAAAGTCCGCTATCAGATTAAGGATATTGGTGGGGATAGTTTCGAACAGATCGATTCCACGGATCATTATTACAAGTCGGTGCCTGTGGTGGAGTTCTGGAACAACGAGGAGCAACAAGGAGACTTCGAGCAGCAATTGACACTCATCGATGCCTACAACACGTTGGGCAGTGATCGTATGAATGACAAAGAGCAGTTCGTGGACTCCATTCTGAAGCTCATTGGTGCAAGCCTGGGGGATACGGAAGAGGACGCAGGCCGAACGATCAGGATGTTGAAGAAGTACAAGGTGCTGGAATTGCCTGCGGATGTGGGCGCTGACGCTAGTTGGTTAACGAAAACACTAAATGAGGCAGACACTGAAGTGCTTCGAAATGCGCTCAAGTCTGACATTCATGAGTTCTCTATGGTACCCAACCTGACTGATGAGAAGTTTGCCGGCAATGTCAGCGGGGAGGCCATGAAGTACAAGCTGTTTGGCTTGGAGAAGCTGTCCGAGACCAAGGAACGTTACTTTGTGCAGGGATTGCGTGAACGGTTGAAGCTATTTGCAACTATTCTCCAGGTAAAAGCGCAAGCGGTAGAGATCAACGATGTGGAGATCACCATGACACGCAGCGTTCCGAGTAATGATGCAGATACGGCATTGTTGATCAGTCAGCTGAGTGGGCATGTGAGCAATGAAACGCTGATCAGCCAGCTCTCCTTCGTTAAGGATCCTGTTGCTGAGAATGAGAAGGTCATGGCCGAGAAGGCTCAGGCCTTGAAGGATCAGCAGGAGGCTTTCAAGATGCCTATGGGCGATAATGACGATGAGGATCCGGTGACGGACGATGAAGAAGAGGAGTAA
- a CDS encoding minor capsid protein yields the protein MKKRSNTYWDRRAQQRMAEYHRDADTTIRTVTRGYQMAQEDIQLEIDKIFKTFGKDMDPKRARRFLNQKIPNPLLKLAKKWYPRVKNDQIKRWLLARMNAPAYRARISRLQALKEQIALQGKVIADVELTASRNGYVKAIRKSYYRSIFDIQKGFGLGFNFVRIPFGDIEAILMNPWSGSHFSSSVWSNTERLADQVTDVVTSGFMSGLSSVKMAQKLSELMQSGLFVASRLIRTETTYMSNAGEMAAYKEAGVDQYQFMATLDSRTSEKCRKHDLKVYDVADAQPGKNMPPLHPWCRSTTRGWFGEEAIAGMQRRARDPQTGKTMLVPANVNYDDWYRQYVLAA from the coding sequence ATGAAGAAGAGGAGTAACACCTATTGGGACCGACGGGCGCAGCAGCGCATGGCCGAGTATCATCGTGATGCTGACACGACAATTCGGACAGTGACCCGTGGATACCAGATGGCCCAGGAGGATATCCAGTTAGAGATCGATAAGATCTTCAAGACGTTCGGCAAGGACATGGATCCGAAGAGGGCTCGCCGGTTTTTGAATCAGAAGATCCCGAACCCGCTGCTGAAGCTTGCCAAGAAGTGGTACCCCCGGGTGAAGAACGACCAGATTAAGCGTTGGCTGTTGGCTCGTATGAATGCACCGGCCTATCGAGCAAGAATTTCCCGTCTGCAGGCGTTGAAAGAGCAGATCGCGCTTCAGGGCAAGGTGATTGCAGATGTGGAGCTGACTGCCAGTCGTAACGGTTATGTGAAGGCGATCCGGAAGAGTTATTATCGATCAATATTCGATATACAGAAAGGGTTCGGACTCGGGTTCAACTTTGTGCGGATCCCGTTCGGTGATATTGAAGCCATTCTTATGAATCCCTGGAGTGGCAGCCATTTCAGCAGCAGTGTATGGTCCAACACAGAGCGCCTGGCGGATCAGGTAACGGATGTGGTTACCTCGGGCTTCATGAGTGGACTCAGCTCAGTCAAGATGGCGCAAAAGCTGTCAGAATTGATGCAGTCAGGCTTGTTTGTAGCATCCAGGCTAATCCGGACTGAAACCACCTATATGTCCAATGCAGGCGAGATGGCGGCGTACAAAGAGGCTGGCGTGGATCAATACCAGTTCATGGCCACACTGGATAGTCGAACGTCTGAGAAGTGTAGAAAGCATGATCTGAAGGTATATGACGTGGCAGATGCACAACCGGGAAAGAACATGCCTCCACTGCATCCCTGGTGTCGGAGTACAACCCGAGGGTGGTTTGGTGAAGAAGCCATCGCAGGTATGCAGCGACGTGCCCGAGATCCACAGACCGGGAAGACCATGCTCGTGCCAGCAAATGTGAATTACGACGATTGGTATAGACAATACGTACTGGCTGCCTAA
- a CDS encoding DUF4355 domain-containing protein: MKFRKKRFPLNLQLFADGDGGGTGEGAGAAGGGAPGDPGTGDGDKGGASKVTFSAEQQAEVDRILGERLNKAQSKWDKDLQDKLEAAKTEAEKLAKMNAEQKAEHERQKREKALADRESDITRRELRATALEQLSEKKLPLSLAEALVYSDAEATNKSLEAVEKAFREAVEAGVNDRLKGDPPGGGGGKGSPASTGTNYAKAANDSGKAPAAALNPWG; encoded by the coding sequence ATGAAATTTAGGAAGAAGCGTTTCCCTCTTAACCTGCAGCTGTTTGCCGATGGCGATGGTGGCGGTACGGGAGAGGGTGCAGGAGCAGCTGGAGGCGGCGCGCCGGGAGATCCCGGGACTGGCGACGGGGATAAAGGCGGAGCAAGCAAAGTAACCTTTTCTGCTGAGCAACAGGCCGAGGTAGACCGGATTCTTGGTGAGCGCTTGAATAAGGCTCAATCTAAATGGGATAAAGATCTCCAAGACAAATTGGAAGCAGCCAAGACCGAAGCCGAGAAGCTGGCCAAGATGAACGCCGAGCAGAAGGCAGAGCATGAACGCCAGAAGCGTGAGAAAGCCCTTGCTGATCGGGAGAGTGATATTACTCGTCGTGAGCTTCGGGCGACTGCGCTGGAACAGCTGAGTGAGAAGAAGCTGCCGCTGTCTCTGGCTGAGGCTTTGGTCTACTCGGATGCAGAAGCCACGAACAAGAGCCTGGAAGCTGTGGAGAAAGCCTTCCGTGAAGCGGTTGAGGCTGGCGTGAATGACCGTCTGAAAGGTGATCCGCCAGGAGGCGGAGGAGGTAAAGGGAGTCCTGCCAGCACAGGTACCAATTACGCAAAGGCAGCAAATGATAGCGGAAAAGCCCCCGCTGCTGCACTGAATCCTTGGGGCTAA